The following proteins are encoded in a genomic region of Oncorhynchus kisutch isolate 150728-3 linkage group LG18, Okis_V2, whole genome shotgun sequence:
- the LOC109908735 gene encoding zinc finger protein 438 isoform X3, whose protein sequence is MPGQMMKSLQFRSIAPKAPAAVVPSPAAILSCQHPSALPEAASTAVSPKSILVPAQNYALMQVAGQEGTFSLVALPPSVTPQSPQQQQQQQQPIQKNLKLPIPRYQPMRTKNTPEKVKSATPTAGGSARGVRTPTKVALTTRDHRSIAAIKKKLSLAEPKEEPSEQVILIDDSASSELSVLTALLPDNAMLYTGSPLERIAVVDTTPDHRSTPAHTPGPVTSMLQNLHYPSGGITKSSPVEPSQDESSGKVAIRPCQPKPVAQQPHPQPASSSITVLSPAIFSKAVQIIPSPPKGKLPILPYSMMKSTLIPASKLNLNAMSPKKAFPSQPDLSPYPSDPQSKTPETAEALCQNHMPNSLLQSQPQAKTTGALSLLGTLQIQKPSGKKRGGKRKTMEDILAFEARKKRSLSFFRRRVPEKPSVSAVISSPLSKQQREVDISKKYRSIRPKPHHMLLMETVPQLVSLPSLTSSDSLDSELLVGHQLSAEALEPGPPQPQPASTPLYLKGGPSHRVYLGSSQPLHRCPTCSRCFQFKHHLQSHMNSHTNSRPYLCPVCRKAYAHSGSLSTHMKLHHSDGRPRRTLRCDFCEKAFGYVGVYFGHLREVHKVILTVEPSVSQHEDDVPVEGTALIRWDMVYKVSEVFHRDAGSCGLQCFPKLSSWLDVLWVVDHS, encoded by the coding sequence ATGCCAGGCCAGATGATGAAGAGCCTCCAGTTCAGAAGCATCGCCCCCAAGGCCCCAGCAGCGGTGGTTCCCTCCCCAGCCGCCATCCTGTCCTGCCAGCACCCCTCTGCCCTCCCGGAGGCAGCCTCCACAGCCGTCAGCCCCAAGTCTATCCTGGTCCCGGCCCAGAACTATGCCCTGATGCAGGTGGCAGGGCAGGAGGGTACCTTCTCTCTGGTGGCCCTGCCGCCCTCCGTAACCCCTCAGTCGCcgcagcaacaacagcagcagcaacagccaATCCAGAAGAACCTGAAGCTGCCCATCCCCAGGTACCAGCCAATGAGGACCAAGAACACCCCGGAGAAGGTCAAATCAGCCACACCCACCGCCGGTGGCAGCGCCAGGGGGGTGAGGACACCCACCAAGGTTGCATTGACAACCCGGGACCATCGGTCAATAGCAGCCATAAAGAAGAAGTTGTCATTGGCTGAGCCCAAGGAGGAGCCATCAGAACAGGTCATACTGATCGACGACTCAGCCTCCTCTGAGCTCTCCGTCCTCACAGCCCTGCTCCCAGACAACGCCATGCTCTACACTGGCTCTCCGCTGGAGCGAATAGCAGTGGTGGACACCACCCCCGACCACCGGTCCACTCCTGCCCACACTCCCGGCCCTGTGACCAGCATGCTGCAGAACCTCCACTACCCATCTGGTGGCATTACTAAAAGTTCCCCGGTCGAACCATCACAGGATGAGAGCAGCGGTAAGGTTGCTATCAGGCCGTGCCAACCCAAGCCTGTAGCCCAACAGCCCCATCCACAGCCAGCTAGTAGCAGCATCACTGTCCTCTCTCCAGCCATCTTCAGCAAAGCTGTCCAGATCATCCCCTCCCCACCCAAGGGCAAGCTGCCCATCCTGCCCTACTCCATGATGAAAAGCACCCTCATACCCGCCTCCAAACTCAACCTCAATGCCATGTCCCCCAAGAAGGCTTTCCCTAGCCAGCCCGACCTCTCCCCTTATCCCTCTGATCCCCAGTCCAAGACCCCGGAGACTGCTGAGGCCCTATGTCAGAACCACATGCCAAACTCCCTGCTGCAGAGCCAGCCTCAGGCCAAGACCACAGGCGCCCTGTCGCTGCTGGGAACGCTACAGATCCAGAAACCATCAGGCAAgaagaggggggggaagaggaagaCAATGGAGGACATTCTGGCCTTTGAGGCGAGGAAGAAGAGGTCCTTGTCATTCTTTCGGAGGAGGGTGCCAGAGAAGCCTTCTGTCTCAGCCGTCATCTCCTCCCCGCTGTCTAAACAGCAGAGGGAGGTGGACATCTCTAAGAAGTACCGCAGCATCAGACCCAAGCCTCACCACATGCTGCTGATGGAGACTGTACCCCAGCTGGTCAGCCtgccctccctcacctcctctgACAGCCTGGATTCAGAGCTCCTCGTGGGGCATCAGCTCTCTGCCGAGGCCCTGGAGCCCGGtcctccccagccccagccagccTCTACCCCGCTATACCTGAAAGGGGGCCCTTCTCATAGGGTCTACCTGGGCAGTAGCCAGCCCCTCCACCGCTGCCCTACCTGCAGCCGCTGCTTCCAGTTCAAACACCACCTTCAGAGCCATATGAACAGCCACACCAACAGCAGGCCTTACCTGTGTCCTGTGTGTCGTAAGGCCTATGCTCACTCTGGCTCCCTCAGCACCCACATGAAGCTGCATCACTCTGACGGGAGACCGCGGCGGACGCTTCGCTGTGACTTCTGTGAGAAGGCGTTTGGCTACGTGGGTGTGTACTTCGGCCATTTGAGGGAGGTGCATAAGGTTATCCTGACCGTGGAGCCGTCCGTCAGCCAGCATGAAGACGACGTGCCTGTGGAGGG